In Raphanus sativus cultivar WK10039 unplaced genomic scaffold, ASM80110v3 Scaffold0087, whole genome shotgun sequence, a single window of DNA contains:
- the LOC108844038 gene encoding uncharacterized protein LOC108844038 — protein MLLRSASTPILTSLVHVSSPIEPESLHQIQRPRSLTLSSSSSSCCCYSPMSVHSSDGKIKRTASESDLKHLTSTNKPPSSKFLTGALMEDVEEGIGFGIIRASSYDNRALSWALEDETEVGGGGGGGGGKRRSGGRSDGGGDDGEDSTDVHYREMIEANPGNGIFLSNYAKFLKEVRGDYLKAEEYCGRAVLVSPYDGNVLAMYAELVWMIHKDSSRAESYFNRAVAAAPDDCYVQASYARFLWDAEEEEEDEDEERHGEVLEPQTSRIDFFTGPYPITAMS, from the exons atgcTTTTACGAAGCGCGTCGACTCCAATTCTCACCTCGTTGGTCCACGTCTCGAGCCCAATCGAGCCCGAATCTCTTCATCAGATCCAACGGCCCAGATCTCTCACACTCtcttcctcctcatcctcctGCTGCTGTTACAGCCCGATGTCTGTGCATTCCAGCGACGGGAAGATCAAAAGAACGGCGTCGGAGAGCGATCTCAAACATCTGACATCGACTAATAAGCCGCCGTCGAGCAAGTTCCTCACCGGCGCTCTTATGGAGGACGTGGAGGAAGGAATCGGATTCGGAATCATACGCGCGTCTTCTTACGACAACAGAGCGTTGAGCTGGGCGTTGGAGGATGAAACCGAGGTCGGAGGCGGCGGTGGCGGCGGAGGAGGGAAGAGAAGGAGCGGCGGAAGATCCGacggtggtggtgatgatggaGAGGATAGCACAGACGTTCATTATCGTGAGATGATTGAAGCTAATCCTGGAAACGGGATTTTTCTCAGCAATTACGCTAAGTTTTTGAAAGAG GTTCGGGGAGATTACTTGAAAGCGGAGGAGTATTGCGGGAGAGCGGTTCTGGTGAGTCCTTACGATGGGAATGTTCTCGCCATGTACGCGGAGCTTGTGTGGATGATCCATAAGGATTCGTCTCGTGCTGAGTCTTACTTCAATCGAGCTGTTGCAGCTGCTCCTGATGACTG TTATGTACAAGCTTCATATGCGCGGTTTCTTTGGGATgctgaagaggaggaagaagatgaagatgaagagagacACGGAGAAGTACTTGAGCCTCAAACTTCTCGGATTGATTTCTTTACCGGACCTTACCCAATTACGGCCATGTCTTAA
- the LOC130501054 gene encoding protein ALP1-like, with protein sequence MNYNFGSSSHVSSSSSSSSDNEYYDDIEKQVACQITANNNFFITQHLLNERHHGGSIHGHRVIDRDRENASRNLFNDYFAENPLFSEAMFRRRFRMGRPLFLRIYDAIQRHDKYFVQRRDGAGKLGLSGLQKMTAAFRMLAYGLPADSTDEYIKIGESTALESLKRFCRAVVEVFGSRYLRSPDANDVARLLHIGEHRGFPGMLGSLDCMHWKWKNCPTAWGGQYAGRSGSPTIILEAVADYDLWIWHAYFGLPGSNNDINVLEASHLFANLAEGTAPPANYVINGKHYNMGYYLADGIYPKWSTLVQTIHDPRGPKKKLFAMKQESCRKDVERAFGVLQSRFAIVAGPSRMWNKKVLHDIMTTCIIMHNMIIEDERDINATIEEQGEVPNAEVEMTSGDDAQFQEFLSRHYRIKDRDAHFELRDALIEHLWGEYGNSNN encoded by the coding sequence ATGAATTATAACTTTGGTAGCTCATCTCAtgtatcatcttcttcttcttcttcttcagataaTGAGTATTATGATGATATTGAAAAGCAAGTAGCATGCCAAATTACTGCaaacaataattttttcatCACTCAACACCTACTTAACGAGAGACACCATGGTGGATCGATTCATGGTCATAGAGTTATTGATCGTGATCGGGAGAATGCTTCTCGCAATCTTTTCAACGACTATTTTGCAGAGAATCCTTTATTCTCTGAGGCGATGTTCCGGCGGCGATTTCGGATGGGGCGTCCTTTGTTTCTTCGTATTTATGATGCGATACAAAGACATGACAAATATTTTGTCCAAAGGAGAGATGGTGCCGGGAAACTTGGGTTGTCTGGTTTGCAAAAGATGACTGCTGCATTTCGGATGTTGGCGTATGGTCTACCAGCGGATTCAACTGATGAGTACATCAAAATCGGAGAGTCAACTGCCCTAGAAAGTTTGAAGCGCTTTTGTCGTGCTGTTGTCGAGGTTTTTGGAAGCCGCTATCTCCGATCACCTGACGCTAATGATGTTGCACGACTACTCCATATCGGTGAACACCGAGGATTTCCAGGTATGTTGGGTAGTTTAGATTGTATGCATTGGAAATGGAAAAACTGCCCAACAGCTTGGGGAGGACAATATGCCGGTCGTAGTGGTTCTCCCACCATCATTTTAGAGGCTGTAGCTGATTATGATCTTTGGATTTGGCATGCATATTTTGGTCTGCCGGGATCTAATAACGATATCAATGTTTTAGAGGCATCTCATCTTTTTGCTAATTTAGCAGAAGGAACTGCTCCACCGGCTAATTATGTTATTAATGGAAAACATTATAACATGGGTTATTATCTAGCTGATGGTATATATCCAAAATGGTCCACTCTTGTCCAAACAATTCACGATCCCCGTGgtcctaaaaaaaaattattcgcAATGAAACAAGAATCGTGTAGGAAAGACGTTGAACGTGCATTTGGAGTATTGCAGTCAAGATTTGCAATCGTGGCAGGACCATCACGAATGTGGAATAAAAAGGTATTACATGATATAATGACAACTTGTATCATAATGCATAATATGATCATAGAGGATGAACGTGATATCAATGCAACAATTGAAGAACAAGGTGAAGTTCCAAATGCAGAAGTTGAGATGACAAGTGGTGATGATGCTCAATTTCAAGAATTCTTATCTCGGCACTATAGAATCAAAGACCGAGATGCTCATTTTGAACTTCGAGATGCACTAATCGAACATTTGTGGGGTGAATATGGCAATTCTAATAATTAG